GCAAGAACAAAGCACTTCTTCTACAAGAACATGTCGACTGGAAATCCGATACTTCGATGTGCATGCGGCATGCCATGCACCAGGAAAGCTGGATCTGCGGTGGCGAGGCAGGACAAGTTCTACTTCAGCTGCGTGAACTATGGGGTAAGAATATATAGATAAGACAAAATGTAGCAGATTCTGTTCAGTACCTGCACTGGCTAAAGattcttttgctcttgtttcttgatttttatgTACAGGTTCAGAGGAGAGCGTGCGAGGTCTACGTGTGGGAGGATGTACTGGAGGAATACGTGCAGAAGAGAATCCAAGCTGAACGGGTGAAGCTGCGGGAGGTGACAGAAGACCGAGACGAGTTCATCGAGGAAATGGCTGATAGGAACAGGGAGATCAGGAACCTCAGGACGATGAACAAGGTGCTACAACTTGCACTCGCGTCCACTGCGCCAGTGGCAGCCATGATCGCAATCGGGGCTGCTTGGGTTGGGAAATGAATAGTTGGTTCGGATTAAGTGGGAACAAATGGGTTAGCAAACCAGGAAAGTACCTTCCTTTAGTTATATTTGCAACCTTATCATTAGTGTGAGTCTTAGGACTGGCATCATCCGTCTTCTTAAGAAGTGCTTCAATGCTAGTAGTGTCAAGTAAGCAGTAGATTTAAATGTCGGGCTTTTAGTTAAGTGGATGATGTTGAACTATCAAGAATTTGTATTCCCTGCATTCTACATTTCCTGGTCACCCACCAAGTTATTTTTGTACCCGTCATGCATGTTTTCATTTTCCACAAGTGTAGCCACGCCCTAGGGATCTATGGATGACGAAA
The sequence above is drawn from the Triticum aestivum cultivar Chinese Spring chromosome 7A, IWGSC CS RefSeq v2.1, whole genome shotgun sequence genome and encodes:
- the LOC123153372 gene encoding uncharacterized protein, translating into MNQHNTSSARTKHFFYKNMSTGNPILRCACGMPCTRKAGSAVARQDKFYFSCVNYGVQRRACEVYVWEDVLEEYVQKRIQAERVKLREVTEDRDEFIEEMADRNREIRNLRTMNKVLQLALASTAPVAAMIAIGAAWVGK